The following are encoded in a window of Emcibacter sp. SYSU 3D8 genomic DNA:
- a CDS encoding TonB-dependent receptor — protein sequence MRDIRTRASTYAMAVAMGVGMLAGPAFAQDNVPPPVANVGAPMAKGLESVTVSGTKREESVQEVPIAITAITETALAQTFRNDILAVSDMSAGVALGQMAGFRAVSGGIRGTGQNGILVTQDSSVAILVDEFGLNNVQAQFVELFDVERVEVYRGPQGTLFGKNATGGAISIITKRPEMNEFTGDIEFQIGMFDSNNGKIGKGKVAVNVPVVEDKLAIRMTAIYDYDDGYYSNTKDASGWPNNVPFYGLFGLSPSQLPPELFALPGTSGRAAGGRANGTEVFAGKFKVLFTPTDNYEAYLIVEMLRDNSESVVSENDSPAIGAIDPDGGPQSMLMPLLGFDGRDVNQPGKWVSAIDNQCLDNNTKGLCIPSGHDVKVMGYNLQQTLKLEDVDFKLITAYREQKEILPSTYPGEPFNSLFDASRNLEREQIQVELRAATHFDGPFNFVAGATYQEDNVDMRAFSTVGLSGLLPKTDDYYGRPINGNPFLDDRGFINLDLSYLTDPATGGASQDRTTYAVYFDGSYDVTDRLRFTAGVRWTLDEKSFFRRANAGGLCNQYTPFEHMSTDVNGACRDIRSNVISRGGLEPVDIDPRVLPLPDEQYGLVVNTKDNWDRITWRAVVDYKVTDEAMVYASYATGFISGGYTETCSSPTTCIPFQPEKNWNAELGLKARWLDNSLQTNISVFYTQYSDLIRSQVVPYTDVAGNTTQETINVNAGKSRNIGVEAEINWQPTDALHIDLSAAYMDHKYKQFLLDRNGDGLYTGYTLANGWFINEDLRHLKVPYSPKWKIGGSITYDIDLADSGHLALNTTGNYQSTAETSVFNSLNTQMESRFLWDFSATWEDRDSRYRVTAFVKNILNEYKRIGANSVAGLWNMTIYGRPRTYGLEVAYHF from the coding sequence ATGAGGGACATCAGAACAAGGGCGAGCACTTACGCCATGGCCGTGGCCATGGGCGTAGGGATGCTTGCCGGACCGGCATTCGCGCAGGACAATGTCCCGCCGCCTGTCGCCAACGTTGGCGCGCCGATGGCGAAGGGCCTCGAGTCCGTCACCGTGTCGGGCACCAAGCGCGAAGAATCCGTCCAGGAAGTGCCGATCGCCATCACGGCGATCACGGAAACCGCCCTGGCGCAGACCTTCCGTAACGATATTCTCGCGGTATCGGACATGTCGGCCGGTGTGGCGCTTGGCCAGATGGCCGGCTTCCGCGCTGTCTCGGGCGGTATCCGCGGCACCGGCCAGAACGGCATCCTGGTGACCCAGGACAGTTCCGTCGCCATCCTGGTCGACGAGTTTGGCCTCAACAACGTGCAGGCCCAGTTCGTCGAACTGTTCGACGTGGAACGGGTCGAGGTCTACCGCGGTCCGCAGGGCACCCTGTTCGGCAAGAATGCCACCGGCGGCGCGATCTCGATCATCACCAAGCGTCCGGAGATGAACGAATTCACCGGCGACATCGAATTCCAGATCGGCATGTTCGACAGCAACAACGGCAAGATCGGCAAGGGCAAGGTCGCCGTGAACGTGCCGGTGGTCGAGGACAAGCTGGCGATCCGCATGACCGCCATCTACGACTACGACGACGGCTATTACAGCAACACCAAGGACGCCAGCGGCTGGCCGAACAACGTGCCGTTCTATGGCCTGTTCGGTTTGTCGCCGTCGCAGCTCCCGCCGGAACTGTTCGCGCTGCCCGGCACCAGCGGCCGCGCGGCGGGTGGCCGTGCCAACGGCACCGAAGTGTTCGCCGGCAAGTTCAAGGTGCTGTTCACGCCGACCGACAATTACGAAGCCTACCTGATCGTGGAAATGCTGCGGGACAATTCGGAGTCCGTGGTCAGCGAGAACGATTCGCCGGCCATCGGCGCCATCGATCCGGATGGCGGCCCGCAATCCATGCTAATGCCGCTGCTGGGCTTCGATGGCCGTGATGTGAACCAGCCGGGCAAGTGGGTGTCGGCCATCGACAACCAGTGCCTCGACAACAACACCAAGGGGCTTTGCATCCCGTCGGGCCATGACGTCAAGGTGATGGGCTACAACCTGCAGCAGACCCTGAAGCTCGAGGACGTCGACTTCAAGCTGATCACCGCCTATCGCGAGCAGAAGGAAATCCTGCCCAGCACCTATCCGGGCGAGCCCTTCAACAGCCTGTTCGACGCCAGCCGCAACCTGGAGCGCGAGCAGATCCAGGTCGAGTTGCGCGCCGCCACCCATTTCGACGGTCCGTTCAACTTCGTCGCCGGCGCCACCTATCAGGAAGACAACGTCGACATGCGGGCGTTCTCGACCGTGGGCCTGTCCGGCCTGCTGCCGAAGACCGATGACTATTACGGCCGGCCGATCAACGGCAATCCGTTCCTGGACGACCGCGGCTTCATCAATCTCGACCTGTCCTATCTGACCGATCCCGCCACGGGCGGCGCCAGCCAGGACCGGACCACATACGCGGTCTATTTCGACGGCAGCTATGACGTCACCGATCGCCTGCGCTTCACCGCCGGCGTCCGCTGGACGCTCGACGAGAAGAGCTTCTTCCGCCGCGCCAATGCAGGCGGCCTGTGCAACCAGTACACGCCGTTCGAGCACATGTCGACGGACGTCAACGGCGCCTGCCGCGACATCCGCTCCAACGTCATCTCGCGTGGTGGTCTGGAGCCTGTCGACATCGACCCCCGGGTCCTCCCGCTTCCCGACGAGCAGTACGGCCTGGTCGTCAACACCAAGGACAATTGGGACCGGATCACCTGGCGCGCCGTGGTGGATTACAAGGTCACCGACGAAGCCATGGTCTATGCCAGCTACGCGACCGGCTTCATCTCGGGCGGCTACACCGAGACCTGCTCCAGCCCCACAACCTGCATTCCCTTCCAGCCCGAAAAGAACTGGAACGCGGAACTGGGCCTGAAGGCCCGCTGGCTGGACAACTCGCTGCAGACCAACATCTCGGTGTTCTACACCCAGTACAGCGACCTGATCCGCTCGCAGGTGGTGCCCTACACCGACGTGGCCGGCAACACCACCCAGGAAACCATCAACGTGAACGCCGGCAAGTCGCGCAACATCGGCGTCGAGGCTGAAATCAACTGGCAGCCCACCGACGCGTTGCACATCGACCTCTCGGCCGCCTACATGGACCACAAGTACAAGCAGTTCCTGCTCGACCGGAACGGCGACGGTCTGTACACCGGCTACACGCTGGCCAATGGCTGGTTCATCAACGAAGACCTGAGGCACCTGAAGGTGCCGTATTCGCCGAAGTGGAAGATCGGTGGCTCGATCACCTATGACATCGATCTCGCCGACAGTGGCCATCTGGCCCTGAACACGACGGGCAACTACCAGTCGACCGCCGAAACCTCGGTGTTCAACTCGCTCAACACCCAGATGGAGAGCCGGTTCCTGTGGGACTTCTCGGCCACCTGGGAAGATCGCGACTCCCGTTACCGCGTGACGGCGTTCGTGAAGAACATCCTGAACGAATACAAGCGGATCGGCGCCAACTCGGTGGCCGGCCTGTGGAACATGACCATCTATGGTCGCCCGCGGACCTATGGCCTGGAAGTGGCCTACCACTTCTAG
- a CDS encoding TonB-dependent receptor — protein MKLSIRHTISVCALAVAMGAPLIAAPALAQNPPPGPAAAAPAGAPMAKRLESVTVSGTKREESVQEVPIAITAITETALAQTFRNDILAVSDMSAGVALGQMAGFRAVSGGIRGTGQNGILVTQDSSVAILVDEFGLNNVQAQFVELFDVERVEVYRGPQGTLFGKNATGGAISIITKRPEMNEFTGDIEFQIGMFDSNNGKIGKGKVAVNVPVVEDKLAIRMTAIYDYDDGYYSNTKDASGWPNNVPFYGLFGLSPSQLPPELFALPGTSGRAAGGRANGTEVFAGKFKVLFTPTDNYEAYLIVEMLRDNSESVVSENDSPAIGAIDPDGGPQSMLMPLLGFDGRDVNQPGKWVSAIDNQCLDNNTKGLCIPSGHDVKVMGYNLQQTLKLEDVDFKLITAYREQKEILPSTYPGEPFNSLFDASRNLEREQIQVELRAATHFDGPFNFVAGATYQEDNVDMRAFSTVGLSGLLPKTDDYYGRPINGNPFLDDRGFINLDLSYLTDPATGGASQDRTTYAVYFDGSYDVTDRLRFTAGVRWTLDEKSFFRRANAGGLCNQYTPFEHMSTDVNGACRDIRSNVISRGGLEPVDIDPRVLPLPDEQYGLVVNTKDNWDRITWRAVVDYKVTDEAMVYASYATGFISGGYTETCSSPTTCIPFQPEKNWNAELGLKARWLDNSLQTNISVFYTQYSDLIRSQVVPYTDVAGNTTQETINVNAGKSRNIGVEAEINWQPTDALHIDLSAAYMDHKYKQFLLDRNGDGLYTGYTLANGWFINEDLRHLKVPYSPKWKIGGSITYDIDLADSGHLALNTTGNYQSTAETSVFNSLNTQMESRFLWDFSATWEDRDSRYRVTAFVKNILNEYKRIGANSVAGLWNMTIYGRPRTYGLEVAYHF, from the coding sequence ATGAAGCTTTCAATCAGACACACCATAAGCGTGTGCGCCTTGGCCGTGGCCATGGGCGCACCCTTGATTGCCGCGCCGGCCCTGGCGCAGAACCCTCCGCCCGGTCCTGCCGCGGCGGCGCCTGCCGGCGCGCCGATGGCCAAGCGCCTCGAGTCCGTCACCGTGTCGGGCACCAAGCGCGAAGAATCCGTCCAGGAAGTGCCGATCGCCATCACGGCGATCACGGAAACCGCCCTGGCGCAGACCTTCCGTAACGATATTCTCGCGGTATCGGACATGTCGGCCGGTGTGGCGCTTGGCCAGATGGCCGGCTTCCGCGCTGTCTCGGGCGGTATCCGCGGCACCGGCCAGAACGGCATCCTGGTGACCCAGGACAGTTCCGTCGCCATCCTGGTCGACGAGTTTGGCCTCAACAACGTGCAGGCCCAGTTCGTCGAACTGTTCGACGTGGAACGGGTCGAGGTCTACCGCGGTCCGCAGGGCACCCTGTTCGGCAAGAATGCCACCGGCGGCGCGATCTCGATCATCACCAAGCGTCCGGAGATGAACGAATTCACCGGCGACATCGAATTCCAGATCGGCATGTTCGACAGCAACAACGGCAAGATCGGCAAGGGCAAGGTCGCCGTGAACGTGCCGGTGGTCGAGGACAAGCTGGCGATCCGCATGACCGCCATCTACGACTACGACGACGGCTATTACAGCAACACCAAGGACGCCAGCGGCTGGCCGAACAACGTGCCGTTCTATGGCCTGTTCGGTTTGTCGCCGTCGCAGCTCCCGCCGGAACTGTTCGCGCTGCCCGGCACCAGCGGCCGCGCGGCGGGTGGCCGTGCCAACGGCACCGAAGTGTTCGCCGGCAAGTTCAAGGTGCTGTTCACGCCGACCGACAATTACGAAGCCTACCTGATCGTGGAAATGCTGCGGGACAATTCGGAGTCCGTGGTCAGCGAGAACGATTCGCCGGCCATCGGCGCCATCGATCCGGATGGCGGCCCGCAATCCATGCTAATGCCGCTGCTGGGCTTCGATGGCCGTGATGTGAACCAGCCGGGCAAGTGGGTGTCGGCCATCGACAACCAGTGCCTCGACAACAACACCAAGGGGCTTTGCATCCCGTCGGGCCATGACGTCAAGGTGATGGGCTACAACCTGCAGCAGACCCTGAAGCTCGAGGACGTCGACTTCAAGCTGATCACCGCCTATCGCGAGCAGAAGGAAATCCTGCCCAGCACCTATCCGGGCGAGCCCTTCAACAGCCTGTTCGACGCCAGCCGCAACCTGGAGCGCGAGCAGATCCAGGTCGAGTTGCGCGCCGCCACCCATTTCGACGGTCCGTTCAACTTCGTCGCCGGCGCCACCTATCAGGAAGACAACGTCGACATGCGGGCGTTCTCGACCGTGGGCCTGTCCGGCCTGCTGCCGAAGACCGATGACTATTACGGCCGGCCGATCAACGGCAATCCGTTCCTGGACGACCGCGGCTTCATCAATCTCGACCTGTCCTATCTGACCGATCCCGCCACGGGCGGCGCCAGCCAGGACCGGACCACATACGCGGTCTATTTCGACGGCAGCTATGACGTCACCGATCGCCTGCGCTTCACCGCCGGCGTCCGCTGGACGCTCGACGAGAAGAGCTTCTTCCGCCGCGCCAATGCAGGCGGCCTGTGCAACCAGTACACGCCGTTCGAGCACATGTCGACGGACGTCAACGGCGCCTGCCGCGACATCCGCTCCAACGTCATCTCGCGTGGTGGTCTGGAGCCTGTCGACATCGACCCCCGGGTCCTCCCGCTTCCCGACGAGCAGTACGGCCTGGTCGTCAACACCAAGGACAATTGGGACCGGATCACCTGGCGCGCCGTGGTGGATTACAAGGTCACCGACGAAGCCATGGTCTATGCCAGCTACGCGACCGGCTTCATCTCGGGCGGCTACACCGAGACCTGCTCCAGCCCCACAACCTGCATTCCCTTCCAGCCCGAAAAGAACTGGAACGCGGAACTGGGCCTGAAGGCCCGCTGGCTGGACAACTCGCTGCAGACCAACATCTCGGTGTTCTACACCCAGTACAGCGACCTGATCCGCTCGCAGGTGGTGCCCTACACCGACGTGGCCGGCAACACCACCCAGGAAACCATCAACGTGAACGCCGGCAAGTCGCGCAACATCGGCGTCGAGGCTGAAATCAACTGGCAGCCCACCGACGCGTTGCACATCGACCTCTCGGCCGCCTACATGGACCACAAGTACAAGCAGTTCCTGCTCGACCGGAACGGCGACGGTCTGTACACCGGCTACACGCTGGCCAATGGCTGGTTCATCAACGAAGACCTGAGGCACCTGAAGGTGCCGTATTCGCCGAAGTGGAAGATCGGTGGCTCGATCACCTATGACATCGATCTCGCCGACAGTGGCCATCTGGCCCTGAACACGACGGGCAACTACCAGTCGACCGCCGAAACCTCGGTGTTCAACTCGCTCAACACCCAGATGGAGAGCCGGTTCCTGTGGGACTTCTCGGCCACCTGGGAAGATCGCGACTCCCGTTACCGCGTGACGGCGTTCGTGAAGAACATCCTGAACGAATACAAGCGGATCGGCGCCAACTCGGTGGCCGGCCTGTGGAACATGACCATCTATGGTCGCCCGCGGACCTATGGCCTGGAAGTGGCCTACCACTTCTAG
- a CDS encoding TonB-dependent receptor translates to MSASSRRALCASIALAIAGAWSPVFAQSDAPAALPSAAPDRASVGSLESVTVSGTKRDELAQDVPIALSAISASQLANTFRTDILAVSDLSPGVQLGQVPGFRAVAGGIRGTGQNGILTTQDSSVVLLLDDFALTSVQSQFVEMFDVDRVEIYRGPQGTLFGKSATGGAISIVTKRPEMNEFSGAIEGQIGKFDSKGGGMIGKGKLALNIPVVDDKLAFRFTALYDYDDGFFRNDKAASAFPDNIPIYSLYGLPTANPPLPPELNTAKKGGGERLNGTDTFASKFKVLFTPTDHYEAYFIFEFLRDRSEAVPGVNETPALGQIDSGVTRLSNGTFVRNNPSVFTLARLGFDGIHTTGQTDVYSTGTTNNCPGGSAFCQTKGHRVSVEAYNLQQQLTYDSFNLKLITAYRHTTEILPDTYTGEAFLSLFDSSRNTTRNSVQVELRGSTTFDGPFNFVSGLVYTYDKTDMLAYSTVGLSSLLPQTDTALGNPANGNPFLDDRGFINLNLDYINDPTMTGARQKRNTYAIYADGHYDITDRLRFTLGGRYTFDEKTFFRRANAGGPCTANTPARDQVTVGGVCLDKRSNTISRVGGGFTIADADPHNLPLPDSAFGINNTFHDNWDKLTWRAVLDYQAWDDAMVYASYSTGFIPGGFTETCSSITTCAPYESETNWNAETGIKARFFDQTLQTNLSFYYTRYSNLVRSQVVPFTDPFGLTTQETTNINAGKSRNLGVELEATWVPTNDLRFDFTVGFMDHKYLEFMLGGQDLSDLSVPFSPRWKVSAGVTYDMLVGNAGTLTWNTSVNYTSESESSVFNSLYTQYSDRTLWDASVTWRDLNERYRVTAYVKNILDERYRTGANSVAGLWNFTMWGRPREFGAEFGVKF, encoded by the coding sequence ATGAGTGCTTCATCAAGGCGCGCGCTGTGCGCGTCTATAGCATTGGCTATTGCGGGTGCATGGTCACCGGTTTTCGCCCAGAGCGACGCGCCTGCCGCGCTTCCGTCCGCCGCACCTGACCGTGCGTCTGTCGGCTCGCTGGAATCGGTGACCGTCTCGGGCACCAAGCGCGATGAGTTGGCGCAGGACGTGCCGATCGCCCTGTCGGCGATTTCCGCGTCGCAGTTGGCCAATACCTTCCGCACCGACATCCTGGCCGTATCCGACCTGTCGCCTGGCGTGCAGCTTGGCCAGGTGCCGGGCTTCCGCGCGGTCGCCGGCGGTATCCGCGGCACGGGCCAGAACGGCATTCTGACCACCCAGGACAGCTCGGTCGTGCTGTTGCTCGACGATTTCGCGCTGACCAGCGTCCAGTCGCAGTTCGTCGAGATGTTCGACGTCGATCGGGTCGAGATCTATCGCGGTCCGCAGGGCACCCTGTTCGGCAAGTCGGCCACCGGCGGCGCCATTTCCATCGTCACCAAGCGGCCGGAGATGAACGAATTCTCCGGTGCGATCGAGGGCCAGATCGGCAAGTTCGACAGCAAGGGCGGCGGCATGATCGGCAAGGGCAAGCTGGCCCTGAACATTCCGGTCGTCGACGACAAGCTGGCGTTCCGCTTTACCGCTCTCTACGACTACGATGACGGCTTTTTCCGCAACGACAAGGCCGCCAGTGCGTTTCCCGACAACATTCCGATCTATTCGCTCTATGGGTTGCCGACGGCCAATCCGCCGCTGCCGCCCGAGCTGAACACCGCCAAGAAGGGTGGCGGCGAGCGCCTCAACGGCACCGATACCTTCGCCTCGAAGTTCAAGGTGCTGTTCACGCCGACCGATCACTACGAAGCCTATTTCATCTTCGAGTTCCTGCGCGACCGGTCCGAGGCCGTGCCCGGCGTCAACGAAACGCCGGCACTGGGCCAGATCGATTCGGGCGTGACGCGTCTTTCCAACGGCACCTTCGTGCGCAACAATCCGTCGGTGTTCACGCTGGCGCGGCTGGGCTTCGACGGTATCCACACCACGGGCCAGACCGACGTCTACAGCACCGGCACAACGAACAACTGCCCCGGCGGCAGCGCGTTTTGCCAGACCAAGGGGCACCGGGTCAGTGTCGAGGCCTACAATCTGCAGCAGCAGCTGACCTATGACAGCTTCAACCTGAAGCTCATCACGGCCTATCGCCACACCACGGAAATCCTGCCGGACACCTATACGGGCGAAGCCTTCCTGTCGCTGTTCGACAGCTCGCGCAACACCACCCGCAACTCGGTCCAGGTCGAGCTGCGCGGATCGACCACCTTCGACGGTCCGTTCAACTTCGTATCCGGCCTGGTCTACACCTACGACAAGACCGACATGCTGGCCTACTCGACGGTCGGCCTCTCGAGCCTGCTGCCCCAGACCGACACGGCGCTGGGCAACCCGGCCAACGGCAACCCGTTCCTGGACGACCGCGGGTTCATCAATCTGAACCTCGACTACATCAACGACCCGACCATGACCGGCGCCCGCCAGAAGCGTAACACCTACGCGATCTACGCCGACGGCCATTACGACATCACCGACCGGCTCCGCTTCACCCTGGGCGGCCGCTACACGTTCGACGAGAAGACGTTCTTCCGCCGGGCCAATGCGGGCGGTCCGTGCACCGCCAATACGCCGGCGCGCGACCAGGTGACCGTGGGCGGCGTCTGTCTCGACAAGCGCTCGAACACCATCTCCCGCGTGGGCGGCGGCTTCACCATCGCCGATGCGGATCCGCACAATCTGCCGCTGCCGGACAGCGCCTTCGGCATCAACAACACCTTCCACGACAACTGGGACAAGCTCACCTGGCGTGCGGTGCTGGATTATCAGGCCTGGGACGACGCCATGGTCTATGCCAGCTATTCGACCGGTTTCATCCCCGGCGGTTTCACCGAGACCTGCTCCAGCATCACCACCTGCGCGCCTTATGAGTCGGAAACCAACTGGAATGCCGAAACCGGCATCAAGGCGCGGTTCTTCGACCAGACCCTGCAGACCAACCTCTCGTTCTACTACACCCGCTACTCCAACCTGGTGCGCTCGCAGGTGGTGCCGTTCACCGATCCGTTCGGCCTGACCACCCAGGAAACCACCAACATTAACGCCGGCAAGTCGCGCAACCTGGGCGTCGAGCTGGAAGCCACCTGGGTGCCGACCAACGATCTGCGGTTCGACTTCACCGTGGGCTTCATGGACCACAAGTACCTGGAGTTCATGCTGGGCGGCCAGGATCTGTCGGACCTGTCGGTGCCGTTCTCGCCGCGCTGGAAAGTCAGCGCCGGCGTGACCTACGACATGCTGGTCGGCAATGCGGGCACGCTGACCTGGAACACCTCCGTCAACTACACGTCGGAATCCGAATCGTCGGTGTTCAACTCGCTGTACACCCAGTACAGCGACCGCACCCTGTGGGACGCCAGTGTCACCTGGCGCGACCTCAACGAACGGTACCGCGTGACCGCCTACGTCAAGAACATCCTCGACGAGCGGTATCGCACAGGCGCCAATTCGGTGGCCGGCCTGTGGAACTTCACCATGTGGGGCCGTCCGCGTGAATTCGGCGCTGAATTCGGCGTCAAGTTCTAA
- a CDS encoding antibiotic biosynthesis monooxygenase, producing the protein MATILAHIQIRPGKEARFEELQGALWRSTHANEPDTTRYEFFRGEKEGWYYGLLSFKDFQAFLVHQSSDAHEEFGGQFGDVVQDIRIEWVDAIEGANALAPTAPQDAPPGASDLVRKYSKDYAVRMADWWKALRN; encoded by the coding sequence ATGGCGACGATTCTGGCGCACATCCAGATCAGGCCGGGCAAGGAAGCCCGGTTCGAGGAATTGCAGGGCGCGCTGTGGCGCAGCACGCATGCGAACGAGCCGGACACCACCCGCTACGAGTTCTTCCGCGGCGAAAAGGAAGGCTGGTACTACGGCCTGCTGTCGTTCAAGGACTTTCAGGCTTTCCTGGTGCACCAGTCCAGTGATGCCCACGAGGAATTCGGCGGCCAGTTCGGCGACGTGGTGCAGGACATCCGTATCGAATGGGTCGACGCCATCGAGGGCGCCAACGCGCTTGCACCGACCGCGCCGCAGGACGCCCCGCCGGGCGCCAGCGACCTGGTCCGGAAATACAGCAAGGACTATGCGGTGCGCATGGCCGACTGGTGGAAAGCGCTGCGCAACTAG
- a CDS encoding antibiotic biosynthesis monooxygenase has protein sequence MATFFAHIKIFDGKEAEFEKVARELWKNTHTLEKDVLRYEYFRSQTPGHYYCLLSFKDFNSFMVHQTSDHHEAPDFGALLESNRLEWLDPVDGASDLPATNPQPLPPGASELARRYSQDHGVVMQDWWLKLRNR, from the coding sequence ATGGCGACATTCTTCGCCCACATCAAGATTTTCGACGGCAAGGAAGCCGAGTTCGAGAAGGTCGCCCGGGAGCTGTGGAAAAACACCCACACGCTCGAAAAGGACGTGCTGCGCTACGAATATTTTCGGTCGCAGACGCCGGGCCACTATTACTGCCTGCTGTCGTTCAAGGATTTCAATTCCTTCATGGTCCACCAGACCAGCGATCACCATGAAGCGCCCGACTTCGGCGCGCTGCTCGAGAGCAACCGGCTGGAATGGCTCGACCCGGTCGACGGCGCCTCCGACCTGCCGGCGACCAATCCGCAACCGCTGCCGCCGGGCGCCAGCGAATTGGCCCGGCGCTATTCGCAGGACCACGGCGTGGTCATGCAGGACTGGTGGCTGAAGCTGCGCAACCGGTGA
- a CDS encoding cytochrome P450 has protein sequence MNQEKIDIRLLDPASVECPYHDYQRLREEAPVYRMPETGWYVVTAYDLCRKVAKDWETFSDQLSDWSQETLWKNPEIPAIFENEGWPRDQILSRDPPLHDMYRSLVDVSFTKSRIDAVEPFITGLVNELIDKFIDKGECDFIMDFAYPLPMHVIADRLGLPAEDLPRLKFWSEEWVLPHAHTMSEQREVECARNIVELQRYLAEKFEEKRLNRDDRIISDLVHGKFNGERDLTTREIMSMVEQLLVGGNETTTNAMSSGMMLLIQNPDQYALVQEDPKLIKNFVEEVLRVESPTQGIFRVAVKDVELGGVMIPRGSMINMRFGAANRDPKVFAEPDRLDVCRKNAGAHLAFSTAEHHCVGAPLTRQEMNIAFKILFQRMKNFRFAEGKNDFQHQGNFMVRALKHLHVTFEKR, from the coding sequence ATGAACCAGGAAAAAATCGACATTCGCCTGCTTGATCCGGCCAGTGTCGAGTGCCCCTATCACGACTACCAGCGGCTGCGCGAGGAAGCGCCGGTCTACCGGATGCCGGAGACCGGCTGGTACGTGGTCACGGCCTACGATCTGTGCCGCAAGGTGGCGAAGGACTGGGAGACGTTCTCGGATCAGCTCAGCGACTGGTCGCAGGAAACCCTGTGGAAGAACCCGGAAATCCCGGCGATCTTCGAGAACGAGGGCTGGCCCCGCGACCAGATCCTGTCGCGCGATCCACCGCTGCACGACATGTACCGGAGCCTGGTGGACGTCTCGTTCACCAAGAGCCGGATCGACGCCGTGGAGCCGTTCATCACCGGCCTGGTCAATGAGCTGATCGACAAGTTCATCGACAAGGGCGAGTGCGACTTCATCATGGATTTCGCCTACCCCCTGCCCATGCACGTCATCGCCGACCGGCTGGGCCTGCCGGCCGAGGACCTGCCCAGACTGAAATTCTGGTCCGAGGAATGGGTGCTGCCGCACGCCCACACCATGAGCGAGCAGCGCGAGGTGGAATGCGCCCGCAACATCGTCGAACTGCAGCGCTACCTGGCCGAAAAGTTCGAGGAAAAGCGGCTGAACCGCGACGACCGGATCATCAGCGACCTGGTGCACGGCAAGTTCAACGGCGAGCGCGACCTGACCACCCGCGAGATCATGTCCATGGTCGAGCAACTGCTCGTGGGCGGCAACGAAACCACCACCAACGCCATGTCGTCGGGCATGATGCTGCTGATCCAGAATCCGGACCAGTATGCGCTGGTCCAGGAAGACCCGAAGCTGATCAAGAACTTCGTCGAGGAAGTGCTGCGGGTCGAAAGCCCGACCCAGGGCATCTTCCGTGTCGCCGTGAAGGATGTTGAACTGGGCGGCGTGATGATCCCGCGCGGCTCCATGATCAACATGCGCTTCGGGGCCGCCAACCGCGATCCCAAGGTATTCGCCGAACCGGACCGGCTCGACGTCTGCCGCAAGAACGCCGGCGCGCATCTGGCCTTCAGCACGGCCGAGCATCATTGTGTGGGTGCGCCTTTGACCCGGCAGGAAATGAACATCGCCTTCAAGATCCTGTTCCAGCGGATGAAGAACTTCCGCTTCGCCGAGGGCAAGAACGACTTCCAGCACCAGGGCAATTTCATGGTGCGCGCCCTGAAGCACCTGCACGTCACTTTCGAGAAGCGTTGA